The genomic DNA GGCCGTCCCCGAAGAGCGATGTAAACATGTTTGACAGCCGTGTCAATCTTGGATGCTGCTCTGGCAAAAGGCTTTCGGCGCGACGCTCGGCGGCGGCACGGCCGGGGTGGAAATGTCGCGCGGCTGTCGGCGCACATCCGGCCCCGTTACTGCGCATATGCGCAGTAAACGGCTCACGATCCCCTCAGAGGCGCCTCACAAGCCCTTCGAGAACCATCGTGTACGGTTCCGGATTGCAGCCGCAGCCGGGCGAGTCATAGACCCAGCGGAACTCTGTTTCCAGGCCCGGCGGTCCCAAAAAGAGGCTGCTTCGGCGACCATTTGGCAGCTCGCAGTCGACCCGCAACGCGTCGGATCGCGATCCGACCCGCTCGGAGCCGCACGTGTACATGGTCTCCTGCAGCGTGCAGAAGGGCACGTGGTGCCGCCAGTCCGCCAGGATGTCCCCGGCGCCGTCCGCGTCGAACGCCGTGACCGTGATGCGATGCACCGTGGTCGGGGATTCCAACTGGTTGAGGACGGTGAAGTACCCCGGCGGAGGGTCCGTAATCGTCTGCACCGTGACCGTGACGAAGATCGCCGGGTCGTTGCAGAGCACGTTCCCGTTGTGCAAGGTCCGCGTGAAGTGCACGGTGCCTTGCGCCTGCGCGATGAATTCCTCCCCCCCGGGTTCCAGCAGGGCGGCCGTCGGCGGGGTCAGGGCAAGGGCAAGAGCGGTTGCAAGTCCGGTCAGGGCGGCACGTCGTCGCATGCATGGCGCACCTCCGCGGCCGTCGTAAGGTTCGTCCTTCGAAGGTCCCACGGCCGGTCGTCGGCGCGGAACGGCTGGCCGCGCCCGTCGCGCTCGACGTGCAGAGCGCCGGCTGCTGCCGGGCGCGCCCCCGCTCGCTCCCACGCAAGCTCGTCGATCCGCGCCTCGATCTGCGCGTCGAGCCGGAGCAGGCGCTCCCGCTCGCGCGCGTCCACCGCGCGGGCAAGCGCGCGCGCCACGGCCCGGCTTTGGGCAAGCAGCTCGTCCAGGGCACGGTGGTGCTCGGCGTGCGAGCGGGAACCGCACATGCAGGGTGAGGGTCGTGGCGCCGGGCGATAAGAACCTTCCAGCAACCTTCCGACGCTCAAGCGGCGTGGAGCCGCAGCGCGCGGCCGCCGCGCTCGATCCGAAGAACGCCTGCGGCCGCCAGGCGCGCAACGTGGTGGTGGACCGTCGTGCGGTCCAGGGCAACGGCAAGGACGACGTCGCGCACGCCAAGGCCCGGTTGCGCCCGCGCCGCCTCCACGATGGCCCGCGCCGCGGGCGAGGCAAGCGCCGCCTCGCGGGTCGCCGCGCCTTCCGTTGCGTGGCCGGGCAGGAAGAAGTGGATGGTCTTCGACGCCTTGCGGGCCACGAGCAGCCGGTCCGCCACGAGCCTGCGCAGGTGGTAGCGGGCCGTCGTCGGATGGACGCCCACCGCGCGCGCAAGCCCGCGCTCGGTGAGACCTTGCCTCGAAGCGACTTCGGCGAGGATGGCGCGCCGCGTGGCTTGCGCCGGAAGCTCCCCGCCGCGCAGGCGGTGGTACAGAAGCGCAAGCACGGCAAGGGCGGCGGCCACGAGGGGAAGGACGGGCGCGCGCTCGGCGGCCGACTCTGCGAGGGATCCCGCCGAGGACTTGAGGGGGCTTGCGCTCGGTGGATCGCGAGCGATGGCGCGGTCCGCGTGCGGCCGATCCAGCGCGGCCGAGGCCGCGCGGCCCACGCCGGGAATCCCCGCCGGCGCGGCGAGCCCGTCGGAGGCTGCCTCCACGCCAAGCGAGGCCGACGGGGCCGCTTGCGCCGCCGATCCGGCGGAACGCAAGGCAACCGTGACGGAGCCGGCGACCAGCCGCGCTGCGATCGTCGGCGCCTGGACTCCGGCGCGCGCCGCGGGCGCCTCGAAGCGAACGCCTCCGCCGGTGGCTTCGTCGAACGAGAGGTGCGCTGCCGCAGACGGCACGTCCCACGTGGCGGAGGCCGCCTCGAAGGCCGCTCGGGCAGCCGCGTCGGCTGCGCCGATTGCCGAGCGGGCGACGCGGACGAACGATTCGGCGCCTTGGCGCAGGAGCCCGCCTGCGGGGATCGAAACGGCGCACAAGCCTGCCTCGGGCGCGTCCTGCTTGTTCGGGGGGCCCGAAACGTAGACCAAGCTCCCGCAGCGCCGACCTTGGTCGAACGGGTTTGCGCCGTCGGTCGGGTCGTGCGATGCGCCTTGCGCCGCGTCGGCCGCGTCGTCCCAGTGCGCAAGGGCGCCGGCCCACGCGCGGGCGAGCGTGTGGATGGACGGCCGCGCGTCGAGCCTCGACGGGATCGCGCCTTCGCCGGGGAGGGCCGATCCGCGGGCGGACATCGGCGTGCCGTCGACGGCCGCTCCGGCGGACGACGCGTGGGGCCGCGCGGGTTCGAGGCGGAGATCGTGCAGTTCGACTTCGCGCTCGGAGGAGACAATCTCCCATCCCGGCAGCTCCTCCGAGGAGACGTCGACCTCGGAGGGCGCGTGGTCGCGCGTGGAGGCGGAGTGGGCCGATCCCGTGGGGCTTGCCGACTCGAAGGTCCAGTCGGAGCCCTCGAGCGCTGCGGCCGCGGGCGCGGCAAGCGCAAGCAGCGCGGCGACGGCGGCGACGCTGCGGAAGGTCCCCATCGGTGATACCCTCGGGCGTCCGGGGTTTAAGCCGGTTCTAGGCCGGTCCTTGTCCAATGCCCGCATCGCGGACAAGTCCATGTGGGCCCACTTGAATCGTTTCCTCCGAAGATCCGACGCCGTCGGGCGTCGCTACACCAAGTGGCAGCGTTGCAGCCAATCGCCGACGACCTGCGGGTCCGGCGACGTCAGCGCAAGCAGCGGCGGGCGGGGGCAACAGGCGGGGTAGTGCCCCGCGACGCCGATGAACGTCTCGCAGCGAGGCGGCTCGGGGGGCGGCGGGCACGCCGGATACGGAGGGCCGCACGGTTCGGCGTCGGCCCGCGCAGGGTCGGCCGCAAACGACGAGGTGATCGCCAACAAGCCCAGTCCCACGATGGTGCTCCACCGCATGCGGTCCCGTCTGCTCGCGCCAGTTCAAGAACCATTTCCAGCAAATCCCCCACGCAAGGTGGCTGCGCACAAGCGAGCATTGGTTGCGGCAGCTTCGGACGAGGCCCCGCGCCTTCGCGACGGCCCGCGCTTGCGCCCAGCGCGCCTCGGTGTGGCCACGTTGAAGCGTGGTCCCGGTTGAAGCCGCACCGCGTGGCGGTCCGTACAAGGCTATAGCGCAGAAGGCGGCTGCGCCTGCATGGGCCGCTTGCGCGCCTTCGTCGCCATGTCCGTGCTCGTTGCGATCGCGCTTGCCGGATGCTCTGCGCCGTCCGGGGCCCCGCCGCCCGGCTCGTCCGGAGACGATTCCGGGTCGCCCGGGGACCGTCCCGGCCCGACAGGCGGTGGTGGCGACGGCCACGGCGGGAACGGCAACGGTGCGAGTGGAAACGGCAGCGTGCCTCCCCCGGGACAGAGGCCGCGGTTTGCCGGCTGCTACGGCGCGGGCCCCGTGCGATTCACGGTCTCTCCGATGCGCGAGGAGGATTTTCCGAGCATCATTCCGTACGGGCTTGTCGTCGGCGCGCACGTGACGCCGATCGACCACATGTACTTCTCGCCCGCCAATGGGTACGGCGGCGAGCGCGACGTGTACGAGGTGCGGGTGATTGCCGACGGCGTCATCTACAGCGTCCAGCCCCGCGACGTGAACGTCGACACCGGGGCGGCAAGGCAGCGGGAATGGCGCATGGACATCGCGCACACCTGCACGTTCACGAGCTACTTCGATCTGCTGACGTCGCTTGACCCCGCGATCGAGAGCGAGTACAACCGGACCTTTGGGGGGCGCGCCGGGCCGTGGGACGGCATCCCGGTGCGCGCGGGGCAGGTCGTGGGCCGCATCGGCGGGCAGACGCTCGACTTTGGCGTGTACGACTACAACGTGACCCTGCCTGGATTCGTGAACGTGAGCGCGTACGCCGGGTACGAGCCTTGGAAGGTGCACACGGTCGATCCGTTCCCGCATTTCGACGAGCCCGTGCGGTCCATGCTCGAGGGCAAGAACCTCCGCGTGGCGCCGCCGCGCGCCGGCAAGATCGACTACGACGTGGATGGCCGCCTCTCGGGCAACTGGTTTCTCAGCGGAACGAACGGCTATGCAGGCTTGGAGCAGCGGCGCTACTGGGACGGTCACCTGTCCTTGGTGTACGACCACCTCGATCCCACGCAGCTGCGCTTCTCGATCGGCAACTGGACGCCGGGCCGCGAGGGCCAGTTTGGCGTGCGCGGCAACGCGCCCGATTGGGGCGACGTGTCCGACGCGACCGGGCGGCTGGCGATCGAACTCGTCCAGTTCCAGCACTACGCCGCGAACGACCCGTCGCGCATGGGCGAGGTCCGATTGCGGCCCGGCGACGTGCCGCGCGCGCGCAACTTGGAAAGTGTGCAGGGCGTCGCGCTCATGGAGCTCCTTGCGCCGCGGCTGCTCAAGCTCGAGGTGTTTCCGGGCAAGACCGCCGCCGAGGTCGACGGCTTCACGGATGCTGCGAGGATCTACGAGCGCTGACGTTTGGCCGAAGGCCGCCGCGAGGGCACGTGGACGTCGTGCTCACACGACCTCGGCGCTTTCTGAGCGCAGCCGAAGGCGCGCGACGAACAGTGGAAGTGAGGATCACATCACTTCTACGCCTTCGGGCCGGAACTGCGCCCGTTCGCGTTGCCGCTTCGCGTAGACGCTCGATTCGACGAGCGCGTGCTCCTTGCTCTCTTCCTCGACCGCTTTCACCAGGTCCTCGGGCAGCAGCCCGAGCGGCTCGCGGCGGGGGTCCTTCTGCGGGAAGGCGAGGCAGCGCTTCACGTAGTTCTTCTTGCCCGTCGTGACGATGGATTCGAGAAGCGCGCCGGAGACGATGTCCTTGCGCTTGATCGTCTTCACCGCTTCCTTGGCCTCGGCGTCGAGCTTGAACTCGACCCACTTGTTGTCGTCGAAGAGCTCGGACAGGAGACGTTCCTTGAGCGCCTGGAGCGCCGCCTTCTTGTCGCCGCCGTGCTGGTCCACGTACTCCTTCTGCAGCGGCAGGTCGTCGGTGAGGTAGATGTCGAGGATCTTCTTGGCCGCCTCGCGGTTGGGCCGCGGGATCTCGATGACCTCGTCGAAGCGCCCGGGGCGCAGGAGCGCGGGGTCGATCATGTCCGGGCGGTTCGTGGCGCCGAGGATGTACACGTCCTTCAGCGTCTCGATGCCGTCCATCTCGGAGAGGATCTGGGCGATGATGTTCTTCTGCACGCCCGCCGAGTCCTGCTGTCCGCGAGTCGTGCCGAGCGCGTCGAACTCGTCGAAGAAGATGATCGAGGGCGCGTTCTCCCGCGCCTTGCGGAAGATTGCCTTGATCATGTTCTCGGACTCGCCGACCCACTTCGAGAGGATGTCGGCGACCTTGATGTTGAAGAACGTGAAATTGTTCTCCGTGGCGACGGCCTTTCCGATGAGCGTCTTGCCGCAGCCGGGCGGGCCGTAGAGGAGCACGCCCTTGGGCGGCTTCAGGTGGATCTTCGCGAAGAGCTCCGGCTCCTTGTAGGGAAGCTCGACCACGTCGCGGATGCGCTCGATGACCTCCTCGAGGCCGCCGATCTGGTGGTAGCGCAGGTTGGGCTTCTCGCCGAGGAAGAGGTCGCGGATCTCGTTGCTCGGCCGCACCTCCAGGATCTCCATCGTGGGGGGCAGGAGCGAGACCTCGTAGCCGATCTTGACCTCGTCGAGGAACTCGGGGTTCATCTCGACGACCTTCTTCTCGAAGCCGTCGCCAAGCGTCACGACGAGCTTGCCGTTCATGACGTCGACGACCTTGGCGACGACGCCCTGCTCGAACTGCTTGGAGGCTTCGATGATGGCGAAGGTCTTGGGGTGCAGCCAGACGTACTGGCCCTGCTTGAGCTCCGGCTTCTCCTTGTTGCCGGTGTTGACCTTGAGGATCTGGTTGCCGTTTGCGACGGAGACCTCGCGGGGGCCAAGGTCCAGGCCCGTCACGCGCAGGATGTAGCCGTGCAGAAGCGGCGGCTCCTTGATCTGGTTGAACTTCTCCTCGTACGCTTTCACGATCGCCTGGAGCTCGCCGACCTCCTCGTGCAGCGTCGAAAGCTGACGCTCCAGCTTGCGGGTCCGCTCCTCCCGCTCCGAGAGGGCCGCCTCCACGCGCTCGGCCAGCGCGTCCTCGTCCTCGACGGAGGTCATCTTGGAGTCCCCGAGGCTCTTGCCCAGAACCTCGGCGATGCGGCCCACGGCCTTCTTGTCGTCGCGGCGCTTTTCGCCCACCATCCGATCCACCGAGTCGCCAACGTCCGCTGACGCGGGTCGACACATAGACTTGGACGTCGGATATTATTTAGCGGTTTCGATCGGTGACTCGCGCGCGCGTCGCGTCCCAGACATGTCGGGTGGACACTTTTTGCCCCGACGAACGTTCCGCACGGAAACGGGCATTGCGCGAGGCGGCCCGCCTCCGGAGTTTTTCCGAATCGGGCCGGAGCGCGCGCCGTGCGCTCGTCCGCAACCCTCATCCGCTGCCTTGCCGTGGGGTCGGACATGGGCGTGGACCTTGGCGATCTCGTCCCGCGCACGCCGATTGGCCTTCGCGACCTTGCCGGCAAAGTCGTCGCCATCGACGGACACAACGCGCTCTACCAGTTCCTCTCCATCATCCGTCAGCCCGACGGAACGCCGCTTCGCGACCGGCGGGGCCGCATCACCTCCCACCTCTCGGGGCTCTTCTATCGCACCGCGAACCTCGTCGAGGCAGGCATCAAGCCCGTGTACGTGTGGGACGGCCTGCCGCACGCGTTG from Candidatus Thermoplasmatota archaeon includes the following:
- a CDS encoding winged helix-turn-helix transcriptional regulator yields the protein MGTFRSVAAVAALLALAAPAAAALEGSDWTFESASPTGSAHSASTRDHAPSEVDVSSEELPGWEIVSSEREVELHDLRLEPARPHASSAGAAVDGTPMSARGSALPGEGAIPSRLDARPSIHTLARAWAGALAHWDDAADAAQGASHDPTDGANPFDQGRRCGSLVYVSGPPNKQDAPEAGLCAVSIPAGGLLRQGAESFVRVARSAIGAADAAARAAFEAASATWDVPSAAAHLSFDEATGGGVRFEAPAARAGVQAPTIAARLVAGSVTVALRSAGSAAQAAPSASLGVEAASDGLAAPAGIPGVGRAASAALDRPHADRAIARDPPSASPLKSSAGSLAESAAERAPVLPLVAAALAVLALLYHRLRGGELPAQATRRAILAEVASRQGLTERGLARAVGVHPTTARYHLRRLVADRLLVARKASKTIHFFLPGHATEGAATREAALASPAARAIVEAARAQPGLGVRDVVLAVALDRTTVHHHVARLAAAGVLRIERGGRALRLHAA
- a CDS encoding AAA family ATPase, which produces MGEKRRDDKKAVGRIAEVLGKSLGDSKMTSVEDEDALAERVEAALSEREERTRKLERQLSTLHEEVGELQAIVKAYEEKFNQIKEPPLLHGYILRVTGLDLGPREVSVANGNQILKVNTGNKEKPELKQGQYVWLHPKTFAIIEASKQFEQGVVAKVVDVMNGKLVVTLGDGFEKKVVEMNPEFLDEVKIGYEVSLLPPTMEILEVRPSNEIRDLFLGEKPNLRYHQIGGLEEVIERIRDVVELPYKEPELFAKIHLKPPKGVLLYGPPGCGKTLIGKAVATENNFTFFNIKVADILSKWVGESENMIKAIFRKARENAPSIIFFDEFDALGTTRGQQDSAGVQKNIIAQILSEMDGIETLKDVYILGATNRPDMIDPALLRPGRFDEVIEIPRPNREAAKKILDIYLTDDLPLQKEYVDQHGGDKKAALQALKERLLSELFDDNKWVEFKLDAEAKEAVKTIKRKDIVSGALLESIVTTGKKNYVKRCLAFPQKDPRREPLGLLPEDLVKAVEEESKEHALVESSVYAKRQRERAQFRPEGVEVM